Sequence from the Temnothorax longispinosus isolate EJ_2023e chromosome 6, Tlon_JGU_v1, whole genome shotgun sequence genome:
TCGCGATTTTTTCGTTTGCGCGATTTTTGCCTCCATATAGCAATTCGCTTTTACGAACTCGTGATTTTCGTTTGCGCGACTTTTGCTGCCAGCAATTCGTCTGGAGCGAGTTTTCCGAGGAGTACAGACCGACCGAGAGGCGGGAGACGTTTTATCCGAGCGTGGTGCTGGCCGATCGATTATACGAATTGAAGATCACCGATCTGCCTACCATCCCGTACTTCCCGGTCAGCTCGCACCTGGAATGGACGGACTTCCGTTATTACGGACTACGGAGCGCGACAGCGTACGTGCTCGTGTTTGATCTCAGCAATCAGGACACGTTTCAGGTATCTACAATCGAGAttgaatgtttaaaaaaaaaaacgcgacaaATTGCGAGAGCGGGCCTCTTCGCGAGAGACGGAACTTCTGCTTCGGAGGAACGTCAGAAACACGGCACAGCCGTCGTCACGACTTCCGCGCTTATCTCTTTTTCGCAAAGTTTTCCTCGCGAGCTTTTTCCTTTCTCGCGAAAGCCGCCGTCACGACTTCCGACTTCAAGTCGCGTCAAAGTTGCCGGCATAAAAGTTTGATTATCTGGATTGTTTGTCTGGGGGTTTGACGAAAGATGGTCTCTCGAGGACAAAGAGTAACGGCAAGTTAGCTGACGTTAAATCGATTTTACTAATAGTCAGTCAAAATGAAAAACGCACCGTGACGTTGATAACATTGTTACGCGAGATTGGTacaataagtaattaatgacTGCAGAGAAGAATCTTTCTAAATTGTGTTTACCTTCTttgataatattctatataaccTTCTGACCTTAAAAGTGTGCACTCAGATAGCCCACGTATAAGATcgatagtaataaattaaaatactgagaaaaaaaataatttaaaatatcgtatGCACTGATCTTCAATTAATCTTTCCATGTctgacatttaaaaaaaaaacacatctgctttaattatttatggatCTTATCAagcaagtaattttttatactttacaatagtttttacgataatattttcttattgaaGTTTAAGCGGGCCCCTTTAAAAAGTGTCTTATTTGCTTTTAATGATTCAATGTTTAACagagatatgatttttttaaacacgcTGACATATGTGGCCCGCTGGACATGAATGAGTTAACGCGTGTCAATCTCGCATGTGTTTTTCGTTCATTTTTTCGACCGATTGTGTTCAGTACATCAGAACGTTACGCGAGCAAATCTACGAGGCGCGCGACATGAGAGGCGTACCCCTGCTGGTGGTTGGGAACAAGCAGGACGAACTGTCGCAGACCGTCGCTTCCGGGACCAGGTACCGAGACATCGTGAACCTCGTCCGGAAGCATTGGAGATGCGGTTACGTCGAGTGCAGTGCCAGATTTAACTGTCGCGTGGTGCAGGTGCGcgttatacattatttattaatctcgCCCACCGCCAATCTGCATCTCATTCGTATTAAGATCAACTTAACTCTCttagaattttaaatgtacGCTTCAATTACCGTTCATATTTagcatttaatactaaaattgCGCGTAACGCGGTTACTGAGGTACTCGCTAAATCGACGACGGGAAAATTCGTCGAAGAGCTTGATAATAAGCTCGAGGTTTTCGGAAAACcctattgttttaaattttcttaaattttagcTCCActgactatttttttttcttttaatccaGTCCTTGCGTGTGTTATGTTTGCTGACCATTCATGTGTTCGCCTCTTAAAAAAAGCTGAGAGAGCGTCAGTCAGGGAGACTAGCATTGTACCTTTTGATGATCGACAGGTTTTTCGGGAACTGATGAAGAGCATACAGGCCATAGAAGGTAGGCCGAACTCGCCGTCACCCGCGGCGACGCAACCGATGCGAGCCCATCCACACGACACCGGCGAGAAGTGCATTCTTCTCTGACATTAAGACTAGACCCGCTTCCCCGTTATGAGGCAGTCGATTATACAATGCATCGTGTCGTATCGTGTGCCACACTTGTCCGCGAGCAATGAAACCATCAGAGCGACGAGGACTCGCTCGATCGAAGAAGAGCACGTCGCTCAAGAGTCACGAGAGAAACGAGAGCGGCGGACGTCACATGAAGGTGACTCTTCTAACGACTGCAAGTCGAACGTGTGCGCAATTACGCGACCGAGTGGACGAGCGATTTTGAAATAAGCGACAATAATAATCGAGATTTACGTCAACGGTGAATCCGCTGCGACACGCGAATTAATCACCGCTTGAATCGTATATATCGGAGATTTCGTAATCCAGCGAGGGGTGGGGGGGGAGAGGAAGGGTCTTGTTCGCTGAAATCTCGACGAGGACGAAGTTTTCAACGGAAAGGATCTGACTCCCCCTGCAGTATTCACCTTTTTGTATTCACAATTGCATTAGCCGCACGTTTAACGATTTTCCTTTCGCATAGACCATCGATTACGATATTAATTGCAGTCTATTACGATGATAagaatcataattttttaggcaaattcaatttcaagcaataaaattactttcgcGTGTCTGTCGAAACTACGTGTGTACTACCGATTTTCAATGAGTTTCGTTCTCCGGACGGAACGGGATCGTGCGTAGAAATTAACACATGTGTTAGAGTGTTCGGAagaacaattattaaatagcgtaaaagcgtaaaaatgttagaaaaaaaagctaCGATACACTAAGCGAGAAGCAAGAAGGTAGCGAAATGCAGCGCGGAACTCCTCTCAGCTCAACCCTTTCCCGCGTTCGGCCTAATTATATTCACGCTGTAGGTAGCTGGTACTCGGCGAGGACGAAGCaatagtatacatatacatacacacatatattttactatgcTGTTAAGAGAGTTATTGGTTAATCGGTTATTGATCTAATGTTAAGAACGATCAGTCGATCGCGTGTAATCGTTAACATATTATCGAGATGTTGTATACACATAGATTCTATCGGCATGTATCGTGTGTTAGCGTTGTTACCGTTTATATTTACTCTAAGACGGATGCTACGTGCACGTAATTTCTACCttaggtctctctctctctctctctctctctctctctctctctctcgaaataAGTCGCCAATCCCCGGGACTCGTTCGCGACGCACCGAGTTTATGTCGCCGTTATACACCAGCAATAGAGTGAGAGCGTCGCCGACGTTATTATCTGTTACGTTTGAACGCTCGAACGCACATGTTAAAAGTGTCACACGAGACAGCGGCATATAAAGGATACGTAAGATCGCTCAATTCCAATTTGCATAAACGCAAAGTTAACCGGAAACCGATTTTGTAACCGGCGCGAGAGAGTGCGACGGCGCCGGCAGCGACCGGCAAAGGGTGGGATATGTGATCCCTCATTTTGTATGCACATGCACGACGTTCACAATAAAAAGCCAGTGAGACATTAGCCGTGAACTATATCATTTTAAACTCTCACttgcacaattatttttcagcaACGATGTGCCCCGAGCGCGGAAGTTCTTTTTGAATATGGAAGAGAACCGCTTGAAGTGTATATACCACGAAAACAGCGAAGCAGCAAACTCGAAAGCTCTCGCTTCTGATTTTTCTTCAGAAGCGAGAGCTAAATGTGTCAAAATGCCTCTAAAGTGATTTAACGAGAAAATTCTTCCGTTTAGTTCAacgtaaaaagataaattcaaGTATTACGAAAGAGCTTACCATTACTTCATCTTGTACATCTTCCGCGCGCAACGTGTTACACGTTAATTCGGGTTCACGattgaacaaattattacGAAAGATATGTTACGTCTGTCAAGAGGACTCCGGTGTCACAGAGTCCACATGTTCGTTCCGTGGGACGGGAGGAAGAGTTGCGTGATGCAATTTCCCGGCGATGGGAAGGCCAGCTTCGGAACGGGGGAACGGCACGTACTGACGGTTGGAAAACTAATTTATCAAAGTACGCGAGATCGCGCGTGCGAATGTAATTTCGCAAAATTCGGGAATTCTATCGAAGTGACGTCGCGTTTTAATCCACGCGAGAGATAACGTATAAGAGCGACCCTTCTGACGAGTGCGATGAATACGGAATCTGTCGCCCTAAGGTGAGCAGGACGAGGGGAGAGCCCAGCACGAGCACGAATCTAAAGGAGGCCCTCTGCGAGAAGATTCCCGTGCACCACGATCTTCTGAGAAACTTTCGATTTCACTTCGGCCCGAGCGTCGTTAGTCAAATCACGGTCGAGGACCTGTACGCGGGATTAAGCGACGTAAAAACCATCGTCAGGGAAACCTCGGAACTTGATCCTAAACACGGCGTAATAATCGCAGAATGTTTAATCGCGAATTGTTAAATTCATCTGTCCGTAGCTATTATTTGGGTCGCATAAAACGTGGCgcaaaaaattagattaaaggAACGGTATTATGAATTTTCCATCATTTTATGAGTTTGATCGTATTTCAgtcttatcttttttataaattaagaaacagaatatttactaaaaaaacaaataaatagataaattaataaattaaatattgaatatataaaaaatataatttttaatataatttttatataatttttttaaatgtatgtacataaaagatgatacaattttataaaatcaaacttttcattttcgtaaaactttaaattccGTAAAAatctaacattaaattattaaaagtttcatCAAGCACAAATTTACACAATCTTTCCGTTTAAAACTTtaacgttaaaatttaaacttctCCAGATCGTGTACCGTGGATTGACTATACCGGAAGTGATCGCTCTGCTGACTCGCGAAGGAAACTCGCCGAGCGCGGAAGCTGTGTTTTGGTTGCTCTTAACCGGCGACGTCCCGACGCAGCAGCAAACCGCTTCATTGATCGCCGACTGGACATCGCGACGtaaaaaatgtacagaatGGTGGTCGGGACCACGGGGTGAAACGATAGCTTCCGTTCTACGCTCGATGCCTGAGACAATTACCCCTTTGCATAGATTGTCGGTCGCGCTCACAATTTTCGACGTCAGCAAACAGGCGAAGGAGGCCAAAAGGCACGGTGCTATGCCCTACACTTATTGGGAGGTAGTCGAGAAGATACTTTgtcatcataaaaatttgctcaataaatagaaacttgataaaaaaaaaaaactaccaaggattattcgttaaaatttacattgcaAGTAAtaacaatcaaaatatttcctttgtaataaaacacgcgataaaaaatgcaattatatctttaaaaagagtaaaatactagaaatgttataatataaatagcaaaaaatgtttacgcgaaatatcaaatttcatgaattcatgaatttttataatcgagACTAATTAAcatagaaacaaataatatgtaattttctcTGCATATATAGGAATACACTTACATTGGAGACAGTTATTATCTACCATGTATTAATTAAcgtgtaaattaatatctatcatgaattaattaactcgTGAAATAACATTTGTTCGATTTTAAGTATACCTATGAAGATGGCATGGAATTTCTCGCAACCCTACCAGCGATCATCGGTCTGATTGCCAGAGGCCAAACATTGACGAATGTGAGCGGTGACGGCGATTGggtgcaatttttattagattgtttaaacaatgagAGTTTCGACGGCCGAAAATCATCGATTGCGGATTTCCTCAGGCTTTACATCACTTTAAACGCGTATGTAATCGCAATTTCCAAGGcaatttctcattattcttacaatatagaaatttttatttctggcaaaaataaatttgaatattaaacatacgttaaaaaaaaaaccgtaaaactaattataactaaatatattaacttatatttaacgaattaaataaaacaaaatactataaataagagataaaaacgCGTTTCGGGTAAATAATAGCAATTATAGCTGCaaaattgtatcttttaatttaattaagtataaGAGGAAGGATACGAGAGAATTGAACGATCTATCTTAGCAGTGACGACGATGGCGGGGCTCCGATCGCTCATGTTACGCAAATTTTGGGTTTAACGGATCTccatataaatgagatattaGCTAGCAGCGTTTTGGCGCACATCGACGAGCCTAAGAGTGGAACAATGTTCGAGGtaaagagaattatttatttttgtatttcttatattgaaaatctattaatatatatatatgtatcactTGCAGTGGAAAGAGTTGCAAACGAAAATCAAGAACACGCTCGGCCGAACGTGGACGGAACACGCTTTGAAAACCTGCGTGCTGAATTTGTGGAGCAGGGACAAATTGACGGGGCACAGGGAGGCCGATTTCTGCGATCCACGATACACCGCGCTCCTGCATTACGCGAAGCAATATCTGTCCGATAATTCGGACGTAAAGGTATATACAAACATAAGAATGTACTCCCTTTACGCGGCGcgaaggaaaaatattcatttctgCAAAGAGGTACAAGTGAGTAAAACTTTACAGCTCTCGCAGGACATCACGCGGATATTAAGGTCGACGATGGGAAGACCGAAAAGAAAAGAGGTTTATCCGGAGCAGAATGCCCTGGCTCCTGTTATTTTTCAGgtagaatttttttacggGAAAATTTAATTGGCGCGCAAAAACATTCGATCCGCATTATCTTGGTATTACTATTGTATTTCATTTGCGTGTATAATTtttggaataatttaattttattatacatgcaGAATAATTCAAATTGTCCACTTTATCATCTAAATTATCTactatgaatttttaatatattacaaacacTCATACACGCACGTACACTCAAAGTTAGATTATTTAGAATTTGTATTGATagatttagaatttttattgacaTAATTTCTCTGTTTAGTATTACGGACTGGAAGACATGAGGCTCAATCAGACGATACTTTACATGGCGCGGGCCTTGGGGGCGATCGCCTCGATCATATGGACAACAGTAGTAAACGCGCCTGTCGAGCATCCGATATCGCGTTGCACTCACAGTTACATCGAAACAATTCGCGATGACAATGCAAAGAAACGGAAAGGGCGCAGGACGCGAAAGTAAACGGAAACGAAACCGCGTGTACGATTAGGCGCTCACCCGTCAAAgtaaactaacaataagtagcGACATTTATTTCTCAAAGTTCAACGTATCGatcatcaaatatttatttatttttctactaCTGTACGCCTTGTAACAATTCGTCTTGGAAATAACGACAACTTATTAGAATCCATAGCGTCTcatttgaaacaaaatgacACACCCTCAACCCTACGTTATATGGGGTTTTTTTGTTAACTTAATTACTCGCGTGCGGTGTATCGAATCTTACACCCCAACATTATATctgaattttcatttttctctttgatgatttaattacaattaaatgaaaattgataatattctatataccttctaaaaattctaaataaaaataacaagtgcgaataaaattcttctttaattgTGAAATGATTTGCGCAGCTTTCGCAGTCgatgacaaatttttattctgcGAATTTAGTAGATTTCTAAGACTAGGGTGTATTTTACATCCCACGCGAGTAATgttaacgtaaaaaataaaacgataaacACGtacctctctttctctctccccttcATCGCTGTCGCGAGGCCATTGTTCGAGACACGTGTCGACATCTACACGCCGATCCCGGTATTCTCTGACGGAAGGCACGAGCGCGACGGTAAGGCAGGTTTCCCCTGTTCCGGTATCgagatacataaaaaaaaatattaaaataataaacggcATTCGATTTTTCGGGCACGTCGTAGTTGATCCGAAAAGGTGCGGCTCTCATCCACATTCCGCGGGTTCCGGGCGGGGCAGGGAGAGGACAATTTTGCGAAATGCGTCTCGCGAGCGCGAGCATTCGCGAAAACGCGCGTGGACCGCTCACCTGCGCTCACCGCTCTGTCCGCTTTTCAGTACGCGTGCCCGAGCAAGGTCCAATCGACATCGTACAGATAATCGCGTGGAAGAATGGCGTGATGCGACGACGTGTACTCACACAGTACTCAACGCTTCGTAGTATTATTATGACGGACGGGCGGCTGCCGAAAGTGAGCGCTCGCTGCGTGAAAGAAACGTGAGGGTCTCGCGCGACCGCGAACCGGATTCTCGTGGGGATTTCGCACGGACCTCCCGCGGGACTGTGGAGCGAAGAAATGAGCATCGCTCGACGATCGTAGCGGGATCTGCGTGATTACGATCTCTCGCTAAAGGTATAAATACATACCTCTACGTCTCGGAAAACCGTTGGAGACGAACGGTGCCCTCGTCGACATTCGATTTCCTACTTTCGacgtttttttctttgtttttatgtatattacgaCCATACGACATTTattcgtttatattttaccGGAGTACGTATATACAAGTGACGTGTTTAAAATGCGGTGATGTATTCAAATGTTCGAGTCGGGGTTACTTCGCACGGATATCTCGACGAAATCGCACTCGACGGGTTTTCATTGTAAAAGCAAAGGTTTGAAAGTGaagattattgtaaaaaatgttaaatgttgGAGACGACACGTCTGAAGGTTAGAAAATCTGTCCTACCGACAAAACGCACGAGTGTGCGTCATAACAGAGATAATCAGATAACGCAAGGAGAGAAATGGAGCCAGTTATTATGAGATTTCAAAGGAagacttattaaaatttaattattctacttGCCAGCTTTATGAAAAACGGGAGGAGATTCTTGAAACAGCTGATCATGGAATAATATTACTGTACATATTGAAAGACTCGCCTCAGAATCTATAAAGAAGACAAAAGAAGAGGATTGAAGTCAATAATCGATTTCTTTATGAGAATCTTTATGAGCAACTTACTTGCGATATCAGAAATTTGCTGTCTATGTTCACTCGATCAAAAACTCATAAATTGTGATACGTTGTCACAGACAGAGAATAAGAATCcacaattaaaatacaaataattataacatgtaatatatatattataattagtaataattgtaacTTTGTGCTCTCGCTGTTCGCGGAGGAGAGACACCGTGGAAAGTTTAGAACGAAGCTTCACCTGTTTTCTGCGTTCAGCGAGATCcataaatcatttatttaattatatgcaaGGTTTCATGTTTTGCGCATCACTTCTGTCACGTGCTCATATGCGCGTCGAATATTTCGTCGATACGACAGATTTCTTAACCTTCTCGAAATGCGTCATCTTTAGCGGTTGATTAATGGATTTTACGGTGCCgagcaattatttttcgagCCTCTTCGTTCCTCATTCGGGAAGGACGTCGAACGAATGCGATTTCGTCAAAAACGTAGTCGTGTCTAATATTTACTAACACATGTATCCGTTCCGATAagttacttataaaataaacacattaCGTAACATTCTATATCGCTCTGTTTACTTTAATATCATTAAGAGCATCTCGCGTAGATCGCACGTTATAATGGTGTAATAAGGGGATTTGACGGGCCATTGATATCCACGCGCCGTGATATCCACAAATTGACAAAAATGTTTGCATTTGCAGATAAAATATGGCTGAGAATAGGCCGATAGAAGAGACAGCGAGCGGACATTGTGACTCGAGGATGCCACACATACTGACGTCggatgaaaatgaaaatggaCAAATTCAAGAATCGCCAAGCGGTACCCGGTACACCCTGGCCGGTATAAACCCTGGGACGGCGTTTAATTTTGGTGTTAGAACGGCGGAACGCTCTAGAATATTTGCGGGTAATATCTCCTCCACCATTCAAGGGATTCGTCCTCTTATACAACAGGCAGCGGTATGTAGCATCAAGAGAGTCGTCGCATTGACGATGTTCGAGGGTGGCACGTTAAGCTAATTGCTCTTTCTGTCGTAACAGCCCAACATAACGTTGACGTCGCTCTTGGCCATTCACGGACTCCGGAATCAAGTCCATCCAGTCACGTTACCGAGCGATAGCTATGTGATCAACCTAGAAGAGCCCGTAACGAATGGTCCCAGTTCTCACGATGAACCCCACaaccatcatcatcatcacaTAGCGTCGACAATGCCGAACAGTTTATCGAGTAACACGCATGAGGCTGCGAACGAAGTTGCCGAAAACCACAATAATGCAGAAAATACTGCTAACGGCAACGTCCAGATAGGCCCGGAGGCTCGGGCGTTGCTGAAGCATCTTCAACAATACGTTCCCTTTGTCATTATTCTTCTCGCCAAGAGTCTGTACGATCACCGGGCCGGGATACTCACGTTCATTGTACTGCTCGTCACGTTCATTCACGCTAACAATGACCTCAAGCGCGAGATTGCCAAGCAGCACAATCGGAGTTGGTCGTTGCTCACGCTGATTCTGTGCTACATCACCGCCTGTATCGTGTTCGTCGTTTACACATTTAATTTCTACACTCTCGCTCCTTACGCCGAACCGCTCACAATCTGGGATTTGTTTTGCTACGTCACGGTGATGGACTTCTTCCTTAAACTCATCACCATCGTCTGCAAAGTTCTCTTGACTTGCCTGCCGGTACGATTATTGGCGTTCCAGAATCGGGTGAGTACTAATTTCTTCATTCGCTATTTCAACTTGTCGGACAGGGTACAGTACAGGTGACGTATAATcggataaaaatgaattaaatttcagggaaaatattatctcatgGTAGAAGCGATGTCGCAACTTTATCGATGCGTCGCGCCTGTTCAGCCGTGGTTGTATTACCTGCTTGAAACGTATCAAGGTCCAGAGAAGATTGTGGGAATTTTCTTCTCGATAATGTATACAATGAGCAAGGGTAGCGATCTACTATCGCGTCTTAAATTGCTCCGCACCGCTGGGTGGAAACTATTCCAAAACGTGGTACGCACAATTCTCATGTgatacaaatgtttttaaaattgtcatattgtaatataatcatGCTGTAATAATGCCTTTTTACTAATAGAGCCTTGGAGTGTCTCCGTCGAAGGAACAGCTGATTGCATCCGGCGGTATATGTGCCATTTGCCA
This genomic interval carries:
- the LOC139814171 gene encoding ras-like protein family member 10B, which gives rise to MDRTKDNEFPSSSILHANKRLLELDLDFLERRGGNTITYEGAEGGSKEEDSPADTLDRVKVIFLGAPGVGKTSIIRQFVWSEFSEEYRPTERRETFYPSVVLADRLYELKITDLPTIPYFPVSSHLEWTDFRYYGLRSATAYVLVFDLSNQDTFQYIRTLREQIYEARDMRGVPLLVVGNKQDELSQTVASGTRYRDIVNLVRKHWRCGYVECSARFNCRVVQVFRELMKSIQAIEGRPNSPSPAATQPMRAHPHDTGEKCILL
- the LOC139814858 gene encoding citrate synthase-like; protein product: MQFPGDGKASFGTGERHVLTVGKLIYQKITYKSDPSDECDEYGICRPKVSRTRGEPSTSTNLKEALCEKIPVHHDLLRNFRFHFGPSVVSQITVEDLYAGLSDVKTIVRETSELDPKHGIVYRGLTIPEVIALLTREGNSPSAEAVFWLLLTGDVPTQQQTASLIADWTSRRKKCTEWWSGPRGETIASVLRSMPETITPLHRLSVALTIFDVSKQAKEAKRHGAMPYTYWEYTYEDGMEFLATLPAIIGLIARGQTLTNVSGDGDWVQFLLDCLNNESFDGRKSSIADFLRLYITLNASDDDGGAPIAHVTQILGLTDLHINEILASSVLAHIDEPKSGTMFEWKELQTKIKNTLGRTWTEHALKTCVLNLWSRDKLTGHREADFCDPRYTALLHYAKQYLSDNSDVKLSQDITRILRSTMGRPKRKEVYPEQNALAPVIFQYYGLEDMRLNQTILYMARALGAIASIIWTTVVNAPVEHPISRCTHSYIETIRDDNAKKRKGRRTRK
- the Rnft2 gene encoding ring finger protein, transmembrane 2 — encoded protein: MAENRPIEETASGHCDSRMPHILTSDENENGQIQESPSGTRYTLAGINPGTAFNFGVRTAERSRIFAGNISSTIQGIRPLIQQAAPNITLTSLLAIHGLRNQVHPVTLPSDSYVINLEEPVTNGPSSHDEPHNHHHHHIASTMPNSLSSNTHEAANEVAENHNNAENTANGNVQIGPEARALLKHLQQYVPFVIILLAKSLYDHRAGILTFIVLLVTFIHANNDLKREIAKQHNRSWSLLTLILCYITACIVFVVYTFNFYTLAPYAEPLTIWDLFCYVTVMDFFLKLITIVCKVLLTCLPVRLLAFQNRGKYYLMVEAMSQLYRCVAPVQPWLYYLLETYQGPEKIVGIFFSIMYTMSKGSDLLSRLKLLRTAGWKLFQNVSLGVSPSKEQLIASGGICAICHEEYTTPVRLHCKHIFCETCVSTWLDRERSCPLCRASITDDPIYRDGHTTHFIQLY